aaACAATTAATATTTCCATTGTAACCATCATTACTGCACACACTATGTTTTGgggttatttttattacacaagttacattatttatatttagaCAGTAATGAATTCAGCATTATTGAGTCGGtggtaaattattatttcattgtcaCTTATAGCACTTTATATAttgtttcatttgcattttcatgtgcaGTGGGATGGCTCCTACCTGCCCTTGTTTTGTGGGGACAGGTATGAGTGAGACATGAGAGAGAGTGGGTGCCTTGTGCTTaacagtgaagtgaagtgaagttgCTGTACCCCTAAGTTGGGATGTGTTAGTACTGTCTTGCCATGTTggtaaaaattaaacaaagagaaagacacaaatgtTGTAGCCTGCTTATTACCCACTGTTACTTAAATGTCCTGTCATCCATCACTgggacttctgacagctgtcaatcagctgtcatatgtttgcagctcagtcgatgtgacgtaACGttcgctgtgcagaggattgtgcgTCAGACCTGAACTGACCCTGaagagacctgaacttttgtttggtatgcatttttaatttctcctagctatttgggatcagtaggactcAATAAGTACAAAATGCTacacattgtcaacaataataaagccccaatgtcctcaaatgagtacttcctaattaacatcgtcttagcttgttactgttgctaaaattggtcaaatttgttgccgtaTGAAACTACAAACGttatttatcataaataaacaagtttcaaccataaaatgtgatcagggtttggaccttgtccacttttgtgtcaagatcggctgcagactgacttggcagagatggcttccatcttgtttttagtgtattgtggtcttactaccactagatggcacaaaaagtgtccacgaatgaggacaatgGGTCTAAGTTAAGTAAAATGAAGTagaaggtcaagtaaacccaaaatgtgatgtcttcaattgaggacacagggtctcaggaggatatagtatggtatgggtattggaacacaCAGTAGAGTACATCACAGCCAGTGTTACGCCAAAATctgtgacagaaacagaaatttCAGCCATATGTTTTATCATGATATGTCAGAGAATCTGATTTGTCTACCTGAAGCAGACTTTTTTAGAGAGGAAATTAATTTCACTCTAAGTTATCCCATCCTCTCTGTTATCAACACATCTGTAACAACCCTAATGTCCGACTCCACCAGAGCCTTGTAAAAACATTTGCTGTCATTTTGGAGTTCCCAGAAATTTTATTAGAAAACTGTATTTCTAACCTTTTAAGGCACACATGGGAGACATTAAGCAGTAATAACAAATGACAAAGAATGACCTTTCCATTAATCTTATTAGCAAAATTTCCCccgtctccctctgtctttatcTTGATTATAAATCCATGGCCCAAAGATAGACAGAAAATGAGctctgctgtatatttgtctgaCATCTGGGCGTTACGAAGAGAAACAACAGCAAACGGTTTCGTCGTAATGCTTTAATTCGGTCATTTCCTTTGGTGGAATAATCcctgaaaacacagacatgggTTAATGTACTCATAAATTAAAGACTCCGATTTTAATTGTCTTTATGTTAGACTATGTAATCTGACCCTTGTTCAAATAGTGTAATTTCCTTTAACAGTACACCTGAAAGTGTTTTCTCTTCCCCGCAAACTCAAATAATCTTCATGGcaaaatacagtacatacattGTCCAAATATATGCTTTCTTTTTCCACTTATACATAAACagatgtgtgcatttttgtcaTAAGCGCCATACATTTCAATAGACTTCAAGTGTCCATCAGCTCCCACATTCATACTGCATCTTTTCCATACGCATTAATCAGGCTTTAAGACACCACTTGGTTTCATTTCATGTAGTCAGTTGGACATGTTGCTACACAGGAAGTGCAATATCACATAGTTCAGCTCTGTCTGAGCTGTTGGCACATCATTGCCGTCCATGATGTTGCTTTGTATCTAACACAAGTCTCACAGGCCTCAGGGACATCGAGCCCACCCAGAAGTCTATGTCCGTCCTTCACAGAGCCCACAGTGTTTCCCTTGAAGCCTCGTTTATCTTAGTAGTAATGCACTCTTCCAATAGTCCCTGTCCCTGACCCCAGGATGTCCGGCTGGCCGTTCCTCCAGATCTCACGTATGATACGTTCCCTCTCCTCCAGACGCTGCGCCCGCTCCAGCTCCTCCGCTGAAGTAAATACGTTCACACTCAGTGTCCCGTCTGATTGGCTGGTGTGATTACCAACAGGGATTTCTGTGCTGGGCAAAGTGATAGGTGCCTCGACATCGTCCCCGTCTTCGTCCTCATCGTCCTCGctctcctcgtcctcctcacTGATGTCCTTTAATTGTTTTTTCTCAGGCGTGGAGGGGGCCATGTTGGTCCGCGGCTTGCAGGAGATGCGGATGACCAGGAGGCAGAGCGTCAGCACCAGGCCGAAACACACTCCCAGCACAAAGTAAAGGCCGAAGCTCTCTGGGTTTGCTGAGGAAAGGATAAAATGAGCAACTTCAGAAACAGTAAAATGTTGTTACTTGATTTGTTTGGGTAGAAATCCTGAACACAGGTTGACGTACTGGGTGTGACTTACCCTTGATATGAGCATATGCAGCTATGCTGTTGCTCAGGAGgtccatttcttttttcttcacaTCCATGGTGATCTTACGTTTGATTTCTTCAgacctgaaaaacaacaaacatatgACTCATCTGACTTTGGTGTATAATGCAACCAGACAGCGTATCAATACTCTTCAAGGTGCTGAAAGTCTTTGAAATATTTCCCGAGCAGTCTTCCCCCAGTGTCACATTCTGTGCAGCGCCTGCATGTCAAACCCACTGACCACGGTACTTCTTCATATGCCCTCGGGTGGGTGGGATGAGGCCTCCAAGTGTCAGACAAAAGCTCCTCTGTATCCTCCTAAAGTACTGGCTTCATCTGGGATCATCATAACGCATTTGGCACATGGCACTCTGCCTCCGCCATTCTCTCTGAACCATGACAGCCCCTCCATAAAGGAGGTCAAGAGTCAATTTTCCAAGTAGCCACAAAGGACTCCTTCCTGCCTGATGGGACTCCCAGATCAATTTGTGGAGCACGGAGGTAAAGAGCAGTGTGTTGTTGACATGTATTGTTTGGACTTTGTGTCCCTGACATTTAAGCTGTCTGTCCTCCTGGCATCCTGCCAGTCTGAGGAGCTCCATTGTGTTTTTGAGCCATTCCGTGTGTGGCCGTGGCTCCAAACACTCCCAAGGAAGTCTTTCTTAAAGTAAAAATCCGTGGGGCCGTGCACCAGATGAGATACAAGAACAGTCATTCTCCTTATTATCTACATTGGCTGTGTTTCTTTCATGCTGCCTCCTCGCTCACTAGCTTTTGTCTTCAAAAGAAGCAAGTCTGTTTctcatctaaaaataaattattattggATTTGCCTGCATGAAATACCAAATCAGGGTCGTGTTGCTGCTGGGTTTCTCTGTATTTCCTCCGTCAACCTTTTCTtagctcccctcctcctcctcctcctcctcctccaccctgcaGCCCTTTCCTGCTGACTCGTGCTTTTCCCCTCTGCTTTGCCATTTTGTGAACATTTTCCATCTCCCTGGCTTGATGACATCACGGTGTTGCACCCTGAGACACATAAGAGAGTGTTGATGGCAACAGAGGAGAGAccgcttcaaaataaaaaggagGTGCCTTTAATCCTTCCAGCTAAGTGTTAGCGCTGTTCCCCTCTAACATGTGCTTTGTGTTGTGGCTGGCCGTTCATGTGAGATGATGAACTCTGAAGCCGTCCCACTCTTACGTGTACGCACTTTTCGCTAAGTCGAACCACATGTCACTAAGCCTACACACAGATCGTATGGATGTCCTCAAATTGCACAATTCgcatgtttgtgtttgcgtTTACCTCCAAATTGCACCCACTGATAACCTCAGTGCCCGATTTGTATCATGATGTGATTTATGCAACAGTTGTGCGTATTTGTTGATGTTGCCTTTAGTAAAATTCAAGCATAAAACCACACATGTAAGCCATATGTATTGTGGCGCACTAATGAACtttacaacacaacaaacattcTCCTGTAAAAGCAGAAGTAAACAAAAAGTGGAGCCAAGATCAAGTATGAAACTTACCACAAAATGAAACTATGAAGCCCGTCCTCAGTCCCGGCTCATAGTGTAATGAGAAGTTGGAGAATGGATGCGAAATGATCACactcctctccctttctctccctcgcTGTTGAATCAGGGCCTGTGATCTTTGGTCCTCAGGCTAAACAGTTCATTTGGCCACCCTGAGAcaagagcaaacacacacacagacagacacacacacacacagacagacgtcAAGCCACATTAGATCCAAACTCGGTGAGGCGTCTGCAATGCAAACAGCGACAGGCCTATTGCAGGATACACGGTCCAGCTAGAGACTAGAGGCAGGCTTTTCAGTTTTCACTGGTTTGACTGTGATGTCTTGAGGGTAAAATGCACATACCGCAAAAAACACAGGAATGTGCACTCcatggccactttattaggtacacctataCAATTCACTGCAATCTAATACAAATGATCTGCCAGTTAGGACACTGTCAGAACATGTTTAACATTGAGGCTGTAGTTAGTGTTGTTGTGCTGGACTGCATTATGCCACAATCAGTAGCATATCACTGAAGATGACAGCGCCAGAACAGTTTTGTCCTCTTTTAACAATTTGGAAAAATATGCCCAGTAGCTGCTGTTTCATTGTGGTTTGTATGTTCTCATggaaaaagttaatttcagtgagacttttaaaaaatgctgtttgCGGCAGGATTggaaattaaaggtccagtgtgtgagatttagggggattaattggcagaaatggaatacaagTATAATTTCTTtggtgtttaatcacctgagtataagaattgttgtgttttcgttgaAGAGCCGAGTcgtagaatgagccgtttatatctacatatggagcgggttattgtccacagagtctgccatgttgcaacaccatgtttctacagtagcccagaacagacaaaccgaGCACTGGcgctagatagggccattcacgtttttgtTTTCGACTTTTTGCGTTCGACACCATAGTCAGCAGCCTCTCTGTGATGGGCCAAACAGCACtggaaaaacaattattttcattgtaaaattgctttgtttggtgtttgtactggtttaaatcaccgggtccatttgtttgGGAGGAGGAGACTACTGCGGagaattcggctcctggtaaagcTCTCCTGATCTGgttcttaagttatcagagataaAATGGTAGcaacacattagcaggtgctgggctagcagcccgtCTGCAATGAAccaaacagcataggagaaacacagaattgtaacatgaaactgctttattcagtggtttTAGCAGTTTTAATCACTTGttcggtttgttttggagaggaagagacctctgcagataattcagctcccggtaaagaTCTCCTGAACGTCTGGGTCTTTAGTTATCAGAGATAAAAAGCAAATTGGGTCCAGTTAGCACACATAAGCT
This DNA window, taken from Epinephelus moara isolate mb chromosome 6, YSFRI_EMoa_1.0, whole genome shotgun sequence, encodes the following:
- the eva1ba gene encoding eva-1 homolog Ba; the protein is MDVKKKEMDLLSNSIAAYAHIKANPESFGLYFVLGVCFGLVLTLCLLVIRISCKPRTNMAPSTPEKKQLKDISEEDEESEDDEDEDGDDVEAPITLPSTEIPVGNHTSQSDGTLSVNVFTSAEELERAQRLEERERIIREIWRNGQPDILGSGTGTIGRVHYY